Proteins co-encoded in one Desulfovibrio inopinatus DSM 10711 genomic window:
- a CDS encoding HAMP domain-containing methyl-accepting chemotaxis protein, giving the protein MNVFRDVRIGMRLLSSFAVLGILLVAIGWFGIRGVLAIGEDLDNLFNVRLSSLDLLLQVDRDLQQLLVAERSLFLTEPNTSAFDDQVKEYESNLKQSTERWELYKALDLTSEEKALIPQYENFRAKWKEVSRHVIEQRMSTSPQEREAALALCMSKDKANFEQMRDIIDQLTEMNERIAKETHNQAQALRSSVLFKISGGTAVGLLVSLVLALLITRSIAIPLRKCVVFSDRISSGDLDAVLDVHQRDESGRLADGLRTMVERLKEKIAEAEIKGDEARLETEKVKHAVTKAEEAQAQAERAKEEGMLHAATELEGVVEILTSASEQLSAQIEQSSRGAQEQALRISGTATSMEEMNATVFEVAQNASHAATAADEAAQKAEAGANVVSQAVQRISDVERQSQEMKADMSMLGKQAEGIGQIMNVISDIADQTNLLALNAAIEAARAGEAGRGFAVVADEVRKLAEKTMSATKDVGNAIRDIQAGTKTNIENVERSGITIEDATALVNQSGEALHEIVSLVESTTDQVRSIATASEEQSSASEEINRNVEDISRISSETMDTMQQSAEAVVELAKQAQVMKTLIERMKGDTGTTGRHMLT; this is encoded by the coding sequence ATGAACGTATTTCGTGATGTGCGAATTGGAATGCGATTACTGAGTTCTTTTGCGGTTTTAGGCATACTGCTTGTGGCAATAGGATGGTTCGGGATTCGAGGGGTGTTAGCTATTGGCGAAGACCTGGACAATCTTTTCAATGTGCGATTATCGAGTCTTGACCTTCTTCTGCAAGTTGACCGAGACCTTCAGCAGCTTCTTGTGGCTGAACGGTCCTTATTTCTCACCGAACCGAATACCTCGGCCTTTGATGATCAGGTGAAAGAATATGAATCGAACTTGAAACAGTCCACCGAGCGCTGGGAGTTATACAAGGCACTCGATTTAACTTCTGAGGAAAAAGCCTTGATTCCTCAGTACGAAAATTTTCGAGCGAAATGGAAAGAAGTTTCCCGCCACGTTATCGAACAACGCATGTCCACATCTCCTCAAGAGCGCGAAGCCGCACTGGCCTTATGTATGAGCAAAGACAAAGCCAACTTTGAGCAGATGCGGGACATTATTGATCAGTTGACCGAGATGAACGAGCGTATTGCAAAAGAAACGCATAACCAAGCACAGGCACTGAGGTCTTCTGTTTTGTTCAAGATCAGCGGTGGTACTGCTGTCGGACTATTGGTGAGTTTGGTTTTGGCCTTACTGATCACACGTTCTATTGCCATACCTTTACGAAAATGTGTTGTCTTTTCAGATCGCATTTCCAGTGGAGATCTTGATGCAGTTCTTGATGTGCACCAGCGAGACGAGTCAGGACGCCTGGCTGATGGCTTGCGTACTATGGTGGAAAGACTCAAGGAGAAGATTGCCGAGGCCGAGATCAAAGGGGATGAGGCGCGTTTGGAAACCGAAAAAGTCAAGCACGCTGTGACAAAAGCCGAAGAAGCACAGGCCCAAGCGGAACGAGCCAAGGAAGAAGGGATGCTTCATGCGGCAACAGAGCTTGAAGGCGTTGTGGAAATCCTCACGTCGGCTTCAGAACAGTTATCCGCCCAGATCGAGCAATCGAGTCGTGGAGCGCAAGAGCAAGCTCTTCGTATTAGCGGAACGGCAACATCCATGGAAGAAATGAACGCCACCGTGTTTGAAGTGGCGCAAAATGCTTCGCATGCTGCGACGGCAGCCGATGAGGCTGCACAAAAAGCCGAGGCAGGAGCCAACGTCGTGAGCCAAGCCGTTCAAAGAATTTCGGATGTTGAGCGACAATCGCAGGAAATGAAAGCGGATATGAGCATGCTTGGTAAACAGGCCGAAGGAATCGGTCAGATTATGAATGTCATTTCCGATATTGCCGACCAGACGAATCTACTTGCGTTGAATGCAGCCATTGAAGCCGCTCGGGCTGGTGAAGCCGGACGTGGGTTTGCTGTCGTGGCAGATGAAGTCCGCAAACTCGCCGAAAAAACCATGAGCGCCACCAAAGACGTCGGAAATGCCATCCGCGACATTCAGGCTGGTACCAAAACCAACATAGAAAATGTTGAACGCTCGGGGATAACCATTGAAGACGCGACTGCTTTGGTGAATCAATCTGGTGAAGCATTGCATGAAATTGTTTCCCTGGTCGAGTCCACAACGGATCAAGTGCGCTCCATTGCGACAGCTTCCGAGGAGCAGTCTTCAGCAAGCGAAGAAATCAATCGGAACGTTGAAGATATTAGCCGCATTTCATCGGAGACGATGGATACCATGCAGCAGTCGGCTGAAGCTGTCGTCGAGTTGGCGAAACAAGCGCAGGTGATGAAGACACTGATCGAAAGAATGAAAGGCGACACTGGGACGACCGGACGCCACATGCTGACCTAG
- a CDS encoding AraC family transcriptional regulator, with amino-acid sequence MNKEQQKELAGIISRHAPTEGENTTAIPGVIAFKASTTHTAFPTVYNPSLCVIAQGKKQVLLEKEIYRYGPSEYFLVSVDMPVIGQITLASQESPYLLLKMDIDLKQVSELVMHSSHARHTDFNTTRGVFVARVDEILADGILRLARLLDTPHDIPVLASQTMREVLYRILCSDYGNIVAQRTLKGSHMQRIANAIHQIQSHIDEALSVDELAELVGMSVSSFYAHFKSVTAMSPLQYQKTLRLIEARTLMLSNSMDAASAAYQVGYESPSQFNREYARMFGNPPGRDIHRLKEHGHLDGRKRTLRP; translated from the coding sequence ATGAACAAGGAACAACAAAAAGAACTCGCTGGCATAATTTCTAGACACGCTCCCACGGAAGGGGAAAATACCACAGCAATTCCTGGAGTTATTGCCTTCAAAGCATCGACGACACACACGGCCTTCCCTACGGTTTACAACCCGTCACTCTGCGTTATCGCCCAGGGGAAAAAACAGGTATTGCTCGAAAAAGAAATTTATCGTTACGGTCCCTCTGAATATTTTCTTGTCTCCGTAGATATGCCGGTAATTGGTCAAATTACCCTCGCATCCCAAGAATCGCCCTACCTCTTGCTCAAGATGGATATCGACCTCAAACAAGTCTCAGAACTTGTCATGCATTCCAGCCATGCGAGGCATACGGACTTCAACACAACGAGAGGAGTCTTTGTTGCGAGAGTTGACGAGATCCTGGCTGACGGAATTCTTCGGCTGGCGCGCCTCTTGGATACCCCTCATGATATCCCTGTTCTGGCGTCGCAAACCATGCGGGAAGTGTTATATCGCATACTCTGCAGCGATTACGGCAATATTGTCGCTCAACGCACACTCAAGGGAAGCCACATGCAGCGTATAGCGAATGCTATTCATCAAATTCAATCTCATATTGATGAAGCTCTTTCCGTGGATGAACTCGCCGAGCTTGTCGGCATGAGTGTCTCGTCATTTTATGCACACTTTAAATCGGTGACCGCTATGAGCCCGCTCCAATATCAGAAAACGCTCAGACTTATCGAAGCGCGAACCCTTATGCTCTCGAATTCCATGGATGCCGCCAGCGCGGCATATCAGGTCGGCTACGAAAGTCCGTCACAATTCAATAGGGAATACGCACGCATGTTCGGTAATCCACCGGGGCGGGATATTCATCGGTTAAAAGAACATGGACATCTTGACGGACGAAAACGAACACTCCGCCCATAA
- a CDS encoding SDR family NAD(P)-dependent oxidoreductase: MTKIALITGGSRGLGKSMALHLAEKGRDVILTYHSNKDRAEAVVQTIQTKGQKAAFLQLDVTRTETFAGFAQSVQSALQNTWGRTEFDFLVNNAGTGIHKPFMETTEDEFMKMMREHIKAPFFLSQTMVPFMKKGGRILNVSSGLTRLVYPGYTAYAIMKAAVEELTLFMAKELGPRGIAVNTIAPGAIETDFGGGVVRDNKEVNDHIAATTALGRAGLPDDIGGAVAALFDDGAGWINGQRIEVSGGQGI; this comes from the coding sequence ATGACCAAAATAGCCCTCATTACCGGTGGAAGTCGTGGCCTTGGGAAAAGCATGGCTTTGCACTTGGCTGAAAAAGGCCGGGATGTCATTTTGACCTATCATAGCAATAAAGATCGGGCAGAGGCTGTTGTTCAAACGATTCAAACAAAAGGGCAAAAAGCTGCATTTTTACAGCTCGACGTTACCCGGACAGAAACTTTTGCCGGTTTTGCTCAGTCCGTTCAAAGTGCCCTGCAAAACACTTGGGGACGCACCGAATTTGATTTTCTAGTCAACAATGCGGGGACCGGAATCCATAAGCCGTTTATGGAAACGACGGAAGATGAGTTTATGAAAATGATGCGCGAACACATCAAAGCGCCTTTTTTTCTAAGCCAGACCATGGTGCCGTTCATGAAAAAAGGCGGGCGTATCCTCAATGTGTCATCGGGATTAACGCGGCTCGTCTATCCCGGATATACGGCGTATGCCATTATGAAAGCTGCAGTGGAAGAACTGACGCTTTTTATGGCGAAAGAACTCGGTCCCAGAGGTATTGCTGTCAACACGATTGCACCGGGAGCGATTGAAACGGATTTCGGTGGCGGCGTGGTGCGTGACAATAAGGAAGTCAATGATCATATCGCCGCCACAACGGCGCTTGGCCGAGCGGGCTTGCCCGACGATATCGGTGGTGCCGTTGCCGCTCTTTTCGATGATGGCGCCGGCTGGATCAATGGTCAGCGTATTGAAGTGTCCGGCGGACAGGGTATTTAG
- a CDS encoding phytoene desaturase family protein: protein MDRRFFLRMSLIAAASQLAHWEFSRAAPLPQSKADYDAIVVGAGLGGLSCAAYLARHGFKTLVLEQSGTPGGYATSFHRQTDNRRFTCEVSLHSTALNAPDMRGMLTELGVWNALEYVDHPYAWVSRFPDFSLEIPAKAGIEGFQRQLLHKFPDESSGVQQYFSLWRNVMTEMSRLSSSRSDLDKKQFPQTFPTLWAIRNKTIGQIIDQHIHTPRLRALLTQSCGYYGLPPSQLSAFYYLLPTGEYLQYGGQYIKGTSQALSHALAHAVTDAGGTIEYGAKVVSMLMQDGRVSGVKTQDGRKYTARAVVCNASAPQIFDHVLPKGTLPQKEQETIATYTTSPGSFIVWLGLKEDVRDRLPFPEVAYFPSTDVESNFKAAMSCDFANSGFSLMVYDDLVPGFSPAGCSTLSLMTLCGYEHWKRFETDYIAGRKQAYHAEKDRLTNMLIQHAEQRALPGLSKMIVMRESATPLTNQRYTCNTAGAIYGYNQTVNNSFMNRISNTTDVPGLYLASAWGNPGGGFAGALLGGKGAFKAVAQALTNSAS from the coding sequence ATGGATCGTAGATTTTTTCTCCGCATGTCACTCATCGCAGCAGCTTCACAACTCGCACACTGGGAATTTTCCCGCGCCGCCCCCCTACCTCAAAGTAAAGCAGACTATGATGCCATTGTCGTGGGCGCCGGTCTTGGTGGGCTCAGTTGTGCCGCGTATCTGGCGCGACATGGTTTCAAAACCCTTGTGCTGGAGCAGTCTGGCACGCCAGGAGGATATGCCACCTCATTTCATCGTCAAACCGATAATCGCCGTTTCACATGTGAAGTCTCTTTACATTCTACCGCTCTCAATGCGCCGGACATGCGTGGTATGTTAACGGAACTGGGCGTCTGGAATGCGTTGGAATATGTCGACCATCCCTATGCCTGGGTCTCTCGTTTCCCGGATTTTTCGCTCGAAATCCCGGCCAAAGCCGGCATTGAGGGCTTCCAGCGTCAGCTTCTGCATAAATTTCCCGATGAATCCTCAGGCGTGCAACAATACTTCAGCCTGTGGCGTAACGTCATGACCGAGATGAGTCGCTTGAGCAGCTCGCGCTCCGATCTCGACAAGAAGCAATTTCCCCAAACGTTTCCCACGCTCTGGGCAATCCGTAACAAAACCATCGGACAAATTATCGATCAACATATTCACACTCCGCGCCTTCGTGCTCTCCTGACGCAGAGTTGCGGATATTACGGCCTTCCCCCGTCACAGCTTTCAGCATTTTATTACCTCCTGCCAACGGGAGAATATCTCCAGTATGGTGGACAGTATATCAAAGGAACTTCTCAGGCTCTGTCCCATGCCCTGGCGCATGCTGTGACCGACGCCGGTGGAACAATAGAATACGGCGCCAAAGTCGTTTCCATGCTCATGCAGGATGGTCGCGTGTCTGGTGTGAAAACGCAAGACGGTCGCAAATACACCGCTCGTGCGGTTGTATGTAACGCCAGTGCGCCACAAATCTTTGATCACGTGCTACCCAAAGGCACTCTTCCACAAAAAGAACAGGAGACGATCGCAACCTACACGACCAGTCCGGGAAGTTTCATCGTGTGGCTGGGGCTCAAGGAAGATGTACGAGACCGCCTTCCCTTTCCTGAAGTGGCCTACTTTCCAAGCACTGATGTCGAAAGCAACTTCAAGGCAGCCATGTCGTGCGACTTTGCAAACTCAGGCTTCTCACTCATGGTCTACGATGATCTTGTCCCCGGATTTTCTCCCGCAGGCTGTTCGACGTTATCCCTGATGACTCTGTGCGGATACGAGCATTGGAAACGTTTCGAGACGGATTACATTGCAGGACGCAAGCAGGCATACCACGCCGAGAAAGATCGACTCACGAATATGCTCATCCAGCATGCAGAGCAGCGAGCTTTACCCGGACTTTCCAAAATGATTGTCATGCGCGAAAGCGCTACACCTTTGACCAACCAGCGCTATACCTGCAATACGGCAGGTGCGATTTACGGCTACAACCAAACGGTGAACAATTCTTTCATGAACCGAATCTCGAATACGACCGATGTACCAGGCTTGTATCTGGCGAGCGCCTGGGGCAATCCCGGCGGGGGGTTCGCCGGTGCACTCCTGGGCGGCAAAGGCGCCTTCAAAGCCGTAGCCCAAGCGCTCACAAACAGCGCATCCTAA
- a CDS encoding alkene reductase, whose protein sequence is MSDLFSPFTFKDMMFRNHIAMPPMTRCRSSQPGNIPNAMMATYYGQRTQAGLIITEATLVSPDAQGYSFTPGIHSPEQVEGWKLVTNAVHERGGTIFVQLWHVGRMSHAHFHNGQPPVAPSAIATPDGTMVWMANEQGQGELRRCTPPRALTLDEIARIQDDFAQAAKNAKEAGFDGVELHAANGYLIDQFLRKSSNHRDDAYGESPENRIRFLIEIAERIVDIFPDGHLGVRFAPHNQSRGMNDPDTPETVLLAMKHLADMGFGYVHFAEADWDTAPEVPREFRALARAIFPNLIIVAGNYTLDRAQEILENGYADFVAFGRPFVANPDLPTRLKNGWPLVEPDRSTLYGGDEKGYIDYPEYQSA, encoded by the coding sequence ATGAGCGATCTTTTCTCCCCCTTCACGTTTAAAGATATGATGTTTCGCAACCACATCGCCATGCCTCCTATGACCCGGTGTCGCTCTTCACAGCCGGGGAACATCCCTAATGCGATGATGGCCACCTATTACGGCCAACGCACTCAAGCAGGACTCATTATCACCGAAGCAACACTGGTTTCCCCCGATGCCCAGGGGTATTCCTTTACGCCGGGGATTCATTCACCGGAACAGGTGGAAGGCTGGAAGCTCGTGACCAACGCCGTGCACGAACGCGGAGGGACTATTTTTGTACAGCTCTGGCATGTCGGCCGCATGTCGCATGCCCATTTCCATAACGGTCAACCACCGGTTGCGCCGTCGGCCATTGCAACACCAGACGGCACCATGGTCTGGATGGCCAATGAACAGGGACAAGGAGAGCTGCGCCGATGCACCCCGCCGCGGGCCCTCACGTTAGATGAAATCGCCCGCATACAAGATGATTTTGCTCAAGCCGCCAAAAACGCCAAAGAAGCCGGTTTTGATGGTGTTGAATTACATGCGGCCAATGGCTACCTGATCGACCAGTTTCTGCGCAAAAGCTCTAATCACCGTGATGATGCCTATGGAGAATCGCCTGAGAACAGAATCCGTTTTCTCATTGAGATTGCTGAACGGATCGTGGATATCTTTCCCGATGGTCATCTCGGTGTGCGATTCGCTCCCCACAACCAAAGCCGCGGCATGAATGATCCCGATACGCCGGAGACCGTTCTGCTTGCCATGAAACACTTGGCCGATATGGGTTTCGGCTATGTCCACTTTGCCGAAGCGGATTGGGATACTGCTCCCGAGGTGCCGCGAGAATTCCGCGCTCTGGCACGCGCTATTTTCCCCAATCTTATTATTGTTGCCGGCAATTACACCCTGGATCGAGCACAAGAGATCCTGGAAAACGGCTATGCGGATTTTGTCGCTTTCGGACGGCCATTTGTTGCAAACCCCGACCTCCCCACACGTCTGAAAAACGGTTGGCCATTGGTCGAACCGGACAGAAGCACACTCTACGGCGGGGATGAAAAAGGCTATATCGACTATCCTGAGTATCAATCTGCATAA
- a CDS encoding aldo/keto reductase: protein MKKRNLGNSDITMTPLAFGGNVFGWTLDETRSFAMLDAIVDHGIDMIDSANVYSAWVDGNHGGESETIIGKWLAQSGKRDRVIIGTKVGMPMGDGSKGLGKEYIIQSAEDSLKRLQTDYIDIYYAHQDDGTVPFEETLEAFTSLIKDGKVRYIASSNYSAKRLNDIMHVSKDKKLPQFIAHQPEYNLYSRSSFEGPLEDVCVQHGLGVVSYFSLASGFLSGKYRTKADLKNSNRGAAFLDKYMNDRGLRILAALDEVAQLHNAPVAAVSLAWIMKRPSLTAPIASATTIDQLKQLVLALDLTLSNDDMDQLNTASADQ, encoded by the coding sequence ATGAAAAAACGAAATCTTGGAAATTCGGATATAACCATGACGCCGCTTGCTTTTGGCGGCAATGTCTTTGGCTGGACACTGGACGAAACCCGATCATTTGCCATGCTCGACGCGATTGTCGACCACGGTATCGACATGATCGATTCGGCGAATGTCTATTCCGCGTGGGTAGACGGGAATCACGGCGGCGAATCCGAAACCATTATCGGCAAATGGCTGGCGCAATCCGGCAAGCGAGACCGCGTCATCATCGGCACCAAAGTCGGTATGCCCATGGGGGACGGATCCAAGGGGTTAGGCAAGGAGTATATCATTCAATCAGCCGAAGATTCGTTGAAACGACTGCAAACCGATTACATTGACATCTATTATGCGCATCAAGACGATGGAACCGTGCCTTTCGAGGAAACGTTGGAAGCATTTACCAGCCTCATCAAAGACGGCAAGGTCCGGTATATCGCATCCTCAAACTACTCGGCAAAACGGCTCAATGACATCATGCACGTCAGTAAAGACAAAAAACTCCCGCAATTCATCGCCCATCAACCCGAGTATAACTTGTATAGTCGGAGCAGCTTCGAAGGTCCGTTGGAAGATGTATGCGTGCAACACGGTCTCGGCGTTGTCAGCTATTTTTCCTTGGCCAGCGGCTTTCTTTCCGGAAAATATCGGACCAAGGCCGATCTGAAAAACAGCAATCGCGGTGCCGCTTTTCTCGATAAATATATGAATGACCGAGGCTTGCGTATTCTTGCCGCATTGGACGAGGTTGCACAACTTCACAACGCCCCGGTTGCGGCCGTCTCCTTGGCCTGGATCATGAAGCGCCCGAGCCTGACCGCCCCCATTGCCAGCGCCACGACCATCGATCAATTGAAACAACTCGTCCTTGCCCTGGACCTCACGTTGTCTAACGACGATATGGATCAACTCAACACAGCGAGCGCAGACCAATGA
- a CDS encoding methylglyoxal synthase: protein MKKRKTIAVVAHDNCKKELLEWASVNIDILVRHKLVATGTTGAHVERLLRETESLSGQQDEFPSVHKLKSGPLGGDQQMGALISEGKIDLLFFFWDPMQPHPHDVDVKALLRLAVLYNIPTACNRSSADFLISSPLIDGEYELKQDDFSTYIERTVET, encoded by the coding sequence ATGAAGAAACGAAAAACTATCGCTGTTGTCGCCCACGATAATTGTAAGAAGGAACTGCTGGAATGGGCTTCTGTCAACATTGATATTCTTGTTCGGCATAAACTTGTCGCCACAGGCACAACTGGGGCACACGTCGAGCGTTTATTGCGAGAAACAGAGTCGTTGTCGGGGCAACAGGATGAATTTCCCAGCGTTCACAAGTTGAAATCCGGGCCTTTGGGAGGCGATCAGCAAATGGGAGCGCTCATATCCGAAGGCAAGATTGATCTCCTGTTTTTCTTTTGGGACCCTATGCAACCGCATCCGCACGATGTGGATGTCAAAGCCTTACTGCGACTTGCCGTCCTCTACAATATTCCCACGGCATGCAATCGTTCTTCGGCCGATTTTCTCATTTCGTCTCCATTGATTGATGGAGAGTATGAACTGAAGCAGGATGATTTTAGTACGTATATTGAACGGACTGTAGAGACATAA
- the lysA gene encoding diaminopimelate decarboxylase: MHYFEYKNGELYAENVKVADLAATYGTPLYVYSAATLRRHFEAFDSAFEGIEHITCFSVKANSNLKLLQLLGEQGAGMDIVSGGELFRALKAGIPADKIVYSGVGKRTEEIEEALLAGILMFNVESMGELERINAVAKDLGKVARISLRINPDVDPKTHPYISTGMKKNKFGLDIEQSLLAYKAAAEMEAIEPIGIDCHIGSQLTTIEPFLEALDKIMAFHKRLTEAGITVKYLDLGGGLGIPYDAEEPPHPTEFGKAITDALAGTDLTLILEPGRVIAGNSGILVTNVVYTKTTPSKHFVIVDSAMNDLARPSLYGSYHLISEVAPKGRPEKNVDVVGPICESTDFLARDRDLPDVEPGELLAVFSAGAYGFTMSSNYNSRARAAEIIVDGDKVIVARKRETYRDLVELELESIEG, from the coding sequence ATGCACTATTTTGAGTACAAAAACGGCGAACTCTATGCCGAAAATGTCAAGGTGGCCGATCTTGCCGCCACCTATGGCACGCCTCTCTATGTTTACAGCGCCGCCACCCTGCGCCGCCACTTCGAAGCCTTTGATTCCGCTTTTGAAGGCATCGAACACATCACTTGCTTTTCGGTGAAAGCCAACTCCAACCTCAAGCTTCTGCAACTGCTCGGCGAACAGGGTGCCGGGATGGACATCGTGTCCGGTGGCGAACTGTTCCGTGCCCTTAAGGCCGGTATTCCTGCTGACAAAATCGTCTATTCCGGTGTTGGCAAACGCACGGAAGAAATCGAAGAAGCCCTGCTTGCCGGTATTCTCATGTTCAACGTGGAATCCATGGGCGAACTCGAACGCATCAATGCCGTGGCCAAAGACTTGGGAAAAGTTGCCCGCATCAGCCTGCGTATCAACCCCGATGTCGACCCCAAGACCCACCCGTATATTTCCACGGGTATGAAAAAGAACAAGTTCGGCCTCGACATCGAACAATCGTTACTCGCCTACAAGGCCGCTGCCGAAATGGAAGCCATTGAGCCGATTGGTATCGATTGCCATATCGGTTCCCAGCTCACCACCATTGAGCCGTTCCTTGAAGCGCTGGATAAAATAATGGCTTTCCACAAGCGACTCACCGAAGCCGGTATCACAGTCAAATATCTCGACCTCGGCGGCGGTTTGGGTATCCCCTACGATGCCGAAGAGCCCCCGCATCCCACAGAATTCGGCAAAGCCATCACCGATGCTCTCGCCGGAACCGATCTGACGCTTATCCTGGAACCGGGCCGCGTCATTGCTGGCAACAGCGGTATTCTCGTCACCAACGTGGTGTACACCAAGACCACACCGAGCAAGCATTTCGTTATCGTCGACAGCGCTATGAACGACCTGGCCCGGCCGTCGCTCTATGGCTCCTATCACCTCATTTCGGAAGTGGCCCCCAAAGGTCGACCAGAAAAGAATGTCGATGTTGTCGGCCCCATCTGCGAATCCACCGACTTCCTCGCCCGTGATCGTGACCTGCCCGATGTCGAACCCGGTGAACTGCTCGCCGTCTTCTCGGCCGGTGCCTACGGATTTACGATGTCTTCCAATTACAACTCACGCGCTCGCGCTGCGGAAATCATCGTTGACGGCGACAAGGTCATCGTTGCCAGAAAACGCGAAACCTACCGCGATCTCGTCGAACTCGAATTGGAAAGCATTGAAGGATAA